The Solanum lycopersicum chromosome 9, SLM_r2.1 genome window below encodes:
- the LOC101256810 gene encoding U11/U12 small nuclear ribonucleoprotein 35 kDa protein isoform X2 produces the protein MAGEEVKGKRCGANLNSVFYAESYHPIQAGSIDGTDILPHDNAIYRALLGSNAGLYDPFGDPKAIGDPYSTLFVGHLSHLTTEHTLQKEMNKYGKVKNLRIVRHIGASRGYAFVEFETDREMRRAYTDAHHKVIDDSEIIVDYNRQRLMSGWIPRRLGGGLGGKKESGQLRFGGRERPFRAPLRPIPRDDLKRLGIPPPPEGRYMSRFQAPSPPRRARSLEDARDSSHKHDKRSNHSHRQDRSVSQERSSGRQERSMDKEDFSHRQRTHGRKRGDRRSPSHDYSSDRSSIDRSRHSRKRQKSSRDRHDMKSPSLDHSSDETSKYREQRRQSHNAWSHGDDRWSPRTDDPFAET, from the exons ATGGCTGGAGAAGAGGTGAAGGGAAAGAGGTGTGGTGCCAATCTGAATTCAGTATTCTATGCAGAATCATACCATCCAATTCAAGCTGGAAGCATCGATGGCACTGACATCCTTCCACATGATAACGCCATTTACAGAGCTCTTCTTGGCTCTAATGCCGGATTGT ATGACCCTTTTGGTGACCCAAAGGCTATTGGTGATCCTTATTCTACTCTCTTTGTTGGCCATTTGTCTCACTTGACCACTGAACACACTCTTCAAAAG gaaatgaACAAGTATGGAAAGGTGAAGAACTTAAGAATTGTTAGACACATTG GTGCTTCACGCGGTTATGCATTTGTGGAATTTGAAACTGATAGAGAAATGCGTCGAGCATACACG GATGCTCATCATAAGGTTATTGATGATTCTGAAATAATAGTGGATTACAACAGGCAAAGGTTAATGTCAGGCTGGATTCCAAGAAGATTAG GAGGTGGTCTTGGCGGAAAGAAGGAATCAGGGCAACTTCGTTTTGGAGGTCGTGAAAGACCATTTCGTGCTCCACT ACGGCCAATTCCGAGGGATGATTTAAAGAGGCTTGGTATACCACCTCCTCCTGAGGGAAGATACATGTCACGGTTTCAG GCTCCATCACCACCCAGGCGAGCAAGAAGCTTGGAGGATGCTAGAGACTCTTCTCACAAGCATGATAAAAGAAGCAACCATTCTCATCGACAGGACAGGTCAGTAAGTCAAGAGCGCTCATCTGGAAGACAGGAGAGGTCCATGGACAAGGAAGATTTCTCTCATAGACAGAGAACACATGGAAGGAAACGGGGTGATCGAAGATCCCCCAGCCATGATTATTCATCAGATAGAAGTTCAATAGACAGAAGCAGACATTCTCGGAAGCGTCAAAAGAGTAGCAGAGACAGGCATGACATGAAATCTCCCAGTCTTGATCATTCATCTGATGAAACTTCAAAGTACAGAGAACAACGCCGTCAATCACACAATGCATGGTCTCATGGAGATGACAGATGGTCGCCAAGAACAGATGATCCATTTGCTGAGACTTAA
- the LOC101256810 gene encoding U11/U12 small nuclear ribonucleoprotein 35 kDa protein isoform X1, which produces MAGEEVKGKRCGANLNSVFYAESYHPIQAGSIDGTDILPHDNAIYRALLGSNAGLYDPFGDPKAIGDPYSTLFVGHLSHLTTEHTLQKEMNKYGKVKNLRIVRHIVTGASRGYAFVEFETDREMRRAYTDAHHKVIDDSEIIVDYNRQRLMSGWIPRRLGGGLGGKKESGQLRFGGRERPFRAPLRPIPRDDLKRLGIPPPPEGRYMSRFQAPSPPRRARSLEDARDSSHKHDKRSNHSHRQDRSVSQERSSGRQERSMDKEDFSHRQRTHGRKRGDRRSPSHDYSSDRSSIDRSRHSRKRQKSSRDRHDMKSPSLDHSSDETSKYREQRRQSHNAWSHGDDRWSPRTDDPFAET; this is translated from the exons ATGGCTGGAGAAGAGGTGAAGGGAAAGAGGTGTGGTGCCAATCTGAATTCAGTATTCTATGCAGAATCATACCATCCAATTCAAGCTGGAAGCATCGATGGCACTGACATCCTTCCACATGATAACGCCATTTACAGAGCTCTTCTTGGCTCTAATGCCGGATTGT ATGACCCTTTTGGTGACCCAAAGGCTATTGGTGATCCTTATTCTACTCTCTTTGTTGGCCATTTGTCTCACTTGACCACTGAACACACTCTTCAAAAG gaaatgaACAAGTATGGAAAGGTGAAGAACTTAAGAATTGTTAGACACATTG TAACAGGTGCTTCACGCGGTTATGCATTTGTGGAATTTGAAACTGATAGAGAAATGCGTCGAGCATACACG GATGCTCATCATAAGGTTATTGATGATTCTGAAATAATAGTGGATTACAACAGGCAAAGGTTAATGTCAGGCTGGATTCCAAGAAGATTAG GAGGTGGTCTTGGCGGAAAGAAGGAATCAGGGCAACTTCGTTTTGGAGGTCGTGAAAGACCATTTCGTGCTCCACT ACGGCCAATTCCGAGGGATGATTTAAAGAGGCTTGGTATACCACCTCCTCCTGAGGGAAGATACATGTCACGGTTTCAG GCTCCATCACCACCCAGGCGAGCAAGAAGCTTGGAGGATGCTAGAGACTCTTCTCACAAGCATGATAAAAGAAGCAACCATTCTCATCGACAGGACAGGTCAGTAAGTCAAGAGCGCTCATCTGGAAGACAGGAGAGGTCCATGGACAAGGAAGATTTCTCTCATAGACAGAGAACACATGGAAGGAAACGGGGTGATCGAAGATCCCCCAGCCATGATTATTCATCAGATAGAAGTTCAATAGACAGAAGCAGACATTCTCGGAAGCGTCAAAAGAGTAGCAGAGACAGGCATGACATGAAATCTCCCAGTCTTGATCATTCATCTGATGAAACTTCAAAGTACAGAGAACAACGCCGTCAATCACACAATGCATGGTCTCATGGAGATGACAGATGGTCGCCAAGAACAGATGATCCATTTGCTGAGACTTAA